DNA sequence from the Sphingomonas bisphenolicum genome:
CAGCTGCCCAACAGCAGGAGCCCGAGAATGTCCCTCCCCACCGGCCTGTACAAGATAGCCTTCACCTCCACCTACGGCACCGACTTTGGCGTGCTGGTCCTACAGGAGGGCGGCAAGCTGCGCGGCGGCGACAGCGGCAACGCTTATGTCGGCACCTACGAGGAGGACGGCGAGGTGCTGACCATGCAGGTCAGTGTGACGCAACATCGCCCAATCCCCGGCGTGGTGAGCGTCATCGGATTTAATAACGTGGTCGTAGAGATGGCGGGCAGGGCCAACGACGGGGCGCTACGGATGCGCGGCACGTCAAAGCAGGTGCCGGGCGTTCGGTTCGAGGCGCGGTTGACGCATATAGCTGATTGATCCGCGAGGCCCCAAAGCGCGCAATCACAAACGTCTAATGCACTTGAAACGGATAACGATATCGTGACCCAAGGTTGACTTAAACTGCTGACCTCGTCTCTTTGTACGTGAGGCGAGAAATTGGGGTGATTTTATGGGCCATTGTACGGAATGCGGAGCTCAGGTTCGCGACACTGACAAGTTTTGTGGTGAATGCGGGAAGGCGGTAGGATCTACAATTGTTACCGGAGCGCATGATCGTCTTTCCGATCAAAGCGGAATAGCCACGCTAATGGGAATGGCGCAGACAGCGGAGTTGGGGGCAAACAACGCAGAGGCACTGGATTATTACAATCGTGTCCTAGAGATTGATCCTACTATAGCTGATGCTTGGATCGGGAAAGGGCGAGCGGCGTCGTGGCAATCGACCTTAATAAATTTCCGAGTGTCAGAAGGCTTGATTGCGTTTCGACATGCCATTTCCAACGCTGGAGAACGGCGAGAAGCCATTATTGCCGAGGTTACTGGCGAACTGAATAAGATCGTCACAGCCCTCTACCGCATGGCGCGCAACCACATGGAGGAATTTGCGGCGCTTGATCACACGTGGCCTTCTTATCTGAATCAAGTCGCTCAAATGTTAGATGCTTTGGAGCAGGCTGAAAAATGGGACCCTCAAAATAAAGTTATACTAGAAAATATCGTTCACCTTACGAAGGACAATATCGAAGGATACAAATATTGGGATTCTATCAATCGCGTTTCAGGTGTTCATGGAATAACTCCAGAATATGAAAAGACGCTGCGCGGAATGATGGAAGCCGCAGTTACGGCTTTACGTGATATGGACGAGACTTATGTGGCTCCCGCCGTCGAAAAGAAGCAAGCCGATGCCTGTTTCGTTGTTACAGCGACAATGGGAGATTTCAGTCATCCCGACGTAACGCTTCTCCGCCAATTTCGCGATGAGTGGATAGTCGAAAAGCCGGGCGGCCGACGCTTTGTACGATTGTATTATCGAATAGGCCCTGGGTTGGCGGCTTGGATCGAGGGGAAGCCCAGCCGACGACGTCTCGCGTATAGGCTTATTGTCAGACCGGCGGTCCGCTTTGCCATGCGTATGAAGGATCCTCAATAACCAGGGACCCGGTCGAAAAAAGCCAAGCATGAGTTTTTCTGATCATTCTTCGCAGGCATTGAGTTCGTGCCGCTGCCAGCGTTAGCGACGCCGGATCGGGAAATTCAGTCAGTTGATTATTGCAGACAAATTCGTGACGATGGTTGTTCGTTTGCAGGTGCCAGCCATAAGGTAACCTTTAGTTTTGGAAGAACGACACATGTTGCCGCTTCGACGTTCTGGACTAGCGGCAATCGGAGCTGCAATTGTGGCACACTTACTTTCCGCGCCTTGCGCCTTTGGCCATCCAGGAGGCCTGAACGCTGAAGGCTGTCATAACGACCGGAAAAATGGCGGATACCATTGCCACCGAACGAGTTCCAGCGGCGCTCCCGCTCCCAGGCGGCAAGCCGGCACGGGCAGCGGCGGCGGAGCGTTCGCAAACTGTTCCGCCGCAAGGGCTGCGGGTGCCGCGCCGGTACGGGTAGGCGATCCTGGGTACGGGCGGCACTTGGATCGCGACGGTGACGGGATTGGGTGCGAGTAATCGCCACCAACCCCGTCAATTTGTCAATTTCCGTTTATAACCTTCGCCCGCTCAGCAGGGGTCAGCGCTTCAGCGTTGATGTCAGAGTCGTCAATTGCCTCTTCCTT
Encoded proteins:
- a CDS encoding GrlR family regulatory protein is translated as MSLPTGLYKIAFTSTYGTDFGVLVLQEGGKLRGGDSGNAYVGTYEEDGEVLTMQVSVTQHRPIPGVVSVIGFNNVVVEMAGRANDGALRMRGTSKQVPGVRFEARLTHIAD
- a CDS encoding CFI-box-CTERM domain-containing protein, encoding MAQTAELGANNAEALDYYNRVLEIDPTIADAWIGKGRAASWQSTLINFRVSEGLIAFRHAISNAGERREAIIAEVTGELNKIVTALYRMARNHMEEFAALDHTWPSYLNQVAQMLDALEQAEKWDPQNKVILENIVHLTKDNIEGYKYWDSINRVSGVHGITPEYEKTLRGMMEAAVTALRDMDETYVAPAVEKKQADACFVVTATMGDFSHPDVTLLRQFRDEWIVEKPGGRRFVRLYYRIGPGLAAWIEGKPSRRRLAYRLIVRPAVRFAMRMKDPQ
- a CDS encoding excalibur calcium-binding domain-containing protein; the protein is MLPLRRSGLAAIGAAIVAHLLSAPCAFGHPGGLNAEGCHNDRKNGGYHCHRTSSSGAPAPRRQAGTGSGGGAFANCSAARAAGAAPVRVGDPGYGRHLDRDGDGIGCE